The Clupea harengus chromosome 5, Ch_v2.0.2, whole genome shotgun sequence genomic sequence CAGACATTGTACTTTAGTTTTTCACAgtaagacagatagatagattaagTATCATACAGTAGATACATTGATGACTGGATGGTTAAaacatattatattatttataggCCTACAGTTAAAATTTAAATGTATAAGGGATGTGCATTTTTAAGTTGCCTTATCTTGTGGCATAGTCATATCTTTTGTTTGTTGACactacaataaatatatatttttgaagaATAGTTTGATGTTGTTGGATTATTCTTGAATAATATATTATTTCCTCTAgttttagaacttattttgagctTCAGGTTCTAGTAAAGCTACTTTGATGGACTGTAGTGAAAATTACAACAGGGAGCAAAGAAATTCTGTTAGATTTGGTCATATACCTATTACGTAAGGTGTATCATTGCCAACTTCCACCTAATACCATTGTTGGTATTGCAGGTTGAACATACAAAAACTTGGTAGGATACGGACTAATACGGAACAATGCTAGAACTACTATGATTACTTTTAATAccattatttaaaacatttgaacatgCTGAGGGTTCAACACTGCAAGGCAAGTTGCAAAGGAGcgtaagagagggagatacggccagacagcaattttttcatgtccatGCTCCAGGATTTACTCTCtgaaattgtattgtttattgtccccccaacaatgaaatgggattttCACCCCTGGTTAAAAGGCGCCATACAAAGAAAAATATGTGTAAACTGACATGTAAAAAAGCTCTTAAAGCACGTTGTCTTAATTGTTAGTGAGAGAATAATCAGAATCTGGACTGCGTCCCGTTACTGTTTCTTGATGTAAAGTCACCTCTGATCAATAGGGATAGGAACTGCTCCACCCAAGCCCGTGGAATTAAGCATTCATGTGTATTTGTAGAATGGGAACACTCAAAACCACACATTTGAGTGCATTTGCATTAAATTGTTTAATCACACAACAGAGCCCAATAATTCAATATGAAATATCCAACATCCCTGGAGAAATGGAAATCATTATTTATCATTACTCTTACTCAGACTATGTACCtacaggtaagagagagagagagagagagagagagagagaggcagagagagaggcagagagataggCATCACCTTCACTTTGTTAATCAGACACCCAAAAATTGCTAAGGAATTtcatgtgacagagagatataAACTGTATTGCCAAAATATACAGCTACAGGAATATTGGTGTACAGATGGCTTTGGTCCTCCTGTGCTGTTTCCCTGGGCTTTAGTAAAGCGGTGATCCAAATACCTCCACCTCACAGAGTGCAAGATAGTCTGCACGTCTAGGAATCACCACGATAACATAGCGACCGATCATCCCATTACACACAAAGGACCGGGAAGCCCCAGGTGGAATAGAGGAAATCACAGCACACCTGAAAGAGAGTTTAGCATAGACTAGTACGTCCATCTCAGACAAGGAACCAGTTGGTCTTAACTTTGTCAAACATTTCATATATCACTTTTAATGGTCAGCTCAACCATTTAGTTTTAGTAGAGCCTGCTTTGGGTTAGAATATATTCTTTATAACATCTTACTTTTAGTTACACAACCTTATTGAGCGATCTCTACCAAAGGCTTTATACCTAGAAATATTTTGGTGGCGTGGTTGCTATTGCCTCAAGGATCTAAGAAATGCAAAAAATGTTGGGTTGATTTAGTGCGCTTATTAACTGCACACCCTGTTTACCTTTTCTCACCAATGCCATCGTTGTCTAAGCGAGTTCCAATTCGGATTTCTGCTCCATTCAGCCGCTCAGGGGACTGGTCCCCTCTGTTGGTGATGGTCACAGAGAACACCTCATGGTTTTGTAGCAGATCCAGTCTCCACCAGGGGCTGATTTGTTTGGCTGTGTGAGTACAGGAGCCGTGGTGGTAATTGGCTTCACGATTCCCATCAATGGCATTTAAGGCAAATCCATGCCCAAAAAGGCTTGACTGTGTAGCCACCCCCCTCAAAGCCACATGCTCTAAGAGAGGGAATAAAGTAAATTCATGAATTAGTTCAAAGCAAGACATTACATTGCATGCAACAgtgtatgttttaaaaatgacattttgtaAGATTAAAAAAGGCCATTTACAGTAGATCACCGGAGAAAGACACAGTTTGGCAATGGGATAATATTGATTATAAATTATTTCAAATGAACACTGGCTCCACCAAATGGGTCAGAAAAACTAACTGTACAGTATCTAAGAAGTTTTACAGGTGATAGTTTTGAGTCAAActataagtatgtatgtatgtatgtatgtatgtatgtatgtatgtatgtatgtatgtatgtaaataagTATGTTCCAATATGAAAAATAAACTGACTTCTCTTCTTTACCTTATGTCCAGTACACGTGTCTTAAACAGTGTAATCTGAGACCATGCTATAAATCCTTGGTCAAATTATCATTTTGCAATGTTAGCAAAAGTGATCTTTACTGTCAAATTCACACAataatcaaatgtaaacaaatggagAGGTGAGTGTTTTGATCTCATGGTGATAGTGCTTACTATCTGATTCTAGGTAGCCATACACCTCCACTTCACAAAGTGTCAAAAGCCTGCCGGACCCGGGCAGCAAAATATTAACATAGCGGCCCACTTTGTTATCTCTGAATGTGGTGTTATGGAAGCGTCCAGCTGGGATAGAGGATATCACTCCAGCCCTGTTTGCATATTTAGCAGAATAGAAAACAGAATCAACACAGTATTTAGATTTAGACATTAAGATGTTATGCCAATTCTATACATTCGTCTTATTTGTAGTGACAGCATATAGAAAAACTTTAGACTCacagaataaataaattagtCAATCAGTTAATCAATCAGTGTATCAATCAATTAACAATGAGAGGAAATGATAATCTTACAGTGGATTGCGATTGCCACTGTCCAGCAGGGAGCTGCCGATACGAATCTCAGCTCCGTTGATTCTCTCAGGGCAGCAGTCTCCTCTGTTGGTGATGACCACTGAAGTAATAGTGTACGGCCTCAGTAGATCAACCCTCCACCAGGGATTAGTCTGTTGATCAGTAGCAGTGCAAGATCCATGATGAAAATGTGGGTCACGATTTCCGTCTATGGCATTGTGGGCATCACTGAACCCTGAGAAGGGGTTTTCAATCAGGTCTGACTGGGTGGCCCTTCCATACAATGCTAAATTTTTAGCTGTCAAAGAGAGAACCCAAATAACTTTCAATAGCTTGTCCATTTTAAAGAAATGAATGCAAATATattctttattatatatttatttttattttacacttTACCATAAAGAATTTTCCATTGTGTATACAATGAATAAGATAAGTATCAGATGTAAAAGGAGTACATCCAGTAATGCCATGATATGTTTTTACCAGTTCCGTTGTAATATAACACCCAGCTGCACTCTATGCATTCTGTACAGAACAGATGCCATGTGTAATGTGGCATCTCACAACCAATCAAAGCTATGGTTTTACCTTGACGTTCAGCCAGAGCGTCTGTCAGTCCAAGTAAATGAAGAAAGCAAAGAGACAAAAGCACACTCATCCTGGCTGTAAAGAAAACAATATTGTATTGTAAGTATATATCTAtttacacacattcccacattcAAGGCTATGGTATTGCATTGGCCGCATGGCTGTAGCGGGAGGCGCCTGGTTGCATcgaccaccacacaccacaccacaacacaggcCAGTTATGGTTTGTACAACAAATTAATTATATTCATCAGATCAACAAAAAAGGTCTCTAGAGGTAAACAAGGTGGATCTTCGAGAAAAGAATGCAGCCTCGGCAAAAGGCGAGAAAAACGTTCTTCGGTCAAAGACCTCTTCCTTTAGCCTACAAATATAATCAATTTCTCAACAAAATGAATCTAAAGAAAACACAGGCTAAAGACTCATATTTACAGTTTCAGCTGCAGGTTTAAACAGTGTAGCTGCAGCTGTAATTTAGTACCAACGTTATTTGTAATGCTCTGAAGCGCATAATAGAACGGCAGTTCGCATCACAACAAGGCCCAAAACTCTTCAGACCATTTTCACAACCTTTAAAGAACTATCAAACACAAGAgtgtaaataaaacaaaaaagttaTCACGTTTACAGACAATATGTCCTCCAGGACATGGGACGCAAACTCTAGTTTACATTTACTGAGGTTCTTAAACCAAAACGCATCTCCTCTACCGTGTCATCCACTGAACAATGACAACCGTTCGCATTGCAGAAATGTGATCACTGAGCTAAATAGTAGGCAGGCGATGTCTCAGTATGGTTAAAAGGCCGCTCTCTCTATTGTACACAATACCTGCTTACTGCATCCGGAAAACGCAGCAACAACAGGCAAAACGGGAGCCGTCAGGTGCGACAGGTGGAGGAAGTGAGAGGCGCACGCAAAATTACCTAGGCCAGTATTTATAATCAATGGCGACTGGCCGTATACAGACGCTTTGTTTTAGAAAATATTTTATTATGAGGAGAGAAGGTTTTAATTGCCACAGTATGATTGTAGTATTGCTTAGTACagctaaaatacacacacactttagacaTCCACAAACTGGACAGAATTAATATATACAATCATAATTGATATAGAATTAATAAAgatatacaatacataataatagaaaatgaataataaatacaaatattaatttCAAGTTAATCAAATATGCAACAAATACCATAACAGTGACACACTCACCTCTCAGGTTGGCAGACTCAACTTTCAGGCTAGGGGATCTCAATATTTATACACTACCTGTGGATGAAATGTTTATGCATAGGAATTTTTTACTGTACATTTCCTTGTTCCTTGTGCTCAAGAGCCATGATGATAATCGCCATCACGTCTCCCATCAGCACCAAGGCTTGACTGTGTAGCCAATTAGTTAAAAGCAAGACATTGCATTGCATGCCATATGGATCAACAATGTATTTTTGAAACATTCAATTTTGTAACATGACAAAAAAGGCCATCTACAGTAGATCTCAGTAGATTTAACGTGTCTTCTGtcgcacaacaacaacaacaaaaattcATGCAGGTGAAAATACGTTTTCCCACAGATCTCCGTTACTAGAATTTGAGCAGGAGTTCACAAAAACAATGGCTGGGCAGGAGTCCAAGACCACACAGAGCAGATCAACACAGGGCATGAACCTGTACTCACAGATCAGGAAGTATTACAATTACATTGATGGATTGATGGGCACACTCGACCATTGCTACTCAGTACTAATGAATGCATACCGCTCTGTTCCCCGTGTAGCTTTGGGACTCTCTGATCACTGCCTGGTTTATCTCCTCCCATCCAGGCAGAAACTAAAATCTGCAAAGCCTGTGGTGAAAACTGTGAGGAAATGGACCAACGAGTCAAAGCTGGAGCTGCAGGGCTGCTTTGACTGTactgactggagtgtttttgaggctgCATCTACATCCCTGATCAAACTCACTGACACTGTGACGTCCTACATCAGTTTTTGTGAAAAacatgtgtgtacccaccaaaaCTTTCTGCACCTTTAATAACAATAAACCGTGGTTCACGGCAAAGCTCAGGCAACTACATCAAGCCAAAGAGGAGGCCtacaggagtggggacaggatcctgtacaaccaggccagaaacacactgactaaggagatcagagtagcaaagagaagctactctgataagctgaaaaacaggttttcagctaacgatcctgcgtcagtgtggagaggccactgagagccactttacccagagtcaaattccttgtttgtgcaaaccggccaataaacgtgattctgattctgataagaTTTTTATCCAAAGGCATTTTTTATTGTACATTTCCTTATTCCTTGAGTAAAAGAGTCATGGTGATAATTGCCATCACGATTCCCATCAGCAGCAAGGCTTGACTTTAACATGTCTTCTGtcgcacaacaacaacaacaacaaaaattcATGCAGGTGAAAATACGTTTTCCCACAGATCTCTGTTACTAGAATTTGAGCAGGAGTTCACAAAAACAATGGCTGGGCAGGAGTCCAAGACCACACAGAGCAGATCAACACAGGGCATGAACTTGCACTCACATATCAGGAAGTATTACAATTACATTGATGGATTGATAGGCACACTCGACCATTTTTTATTGTACATTTCCTTATTCCTTGAGTACAAGAGCCATGGTGATAATTGCCATCACGATTCCCATCAGCAGCAAGGCTTGACTGTGtaaataaatcatatttatttattttattctcaaatacaaaatacatccCACCCTTACTGTATAACTGCCATACTCTTACCGTttaatatttatccctgcacttcttgcactctccacttctttgcactaattgttgtgtttacaattcacagctcctgtatatagccattcctcctTGTATGTACTTTCTtagacttcttagaccgttgtactgttgtgctgtattgtgttgtgatgtatattttgtataagtacactgagagccactttagccggagtcaaattccttgtttttGCAAACGTACTTGGCCAACaaacgtgattctgattctgattctggttcTGTAGCCACCCCCCTCAAAGCCAATAGAGATAATAAAGTACATTCATGAATTAGTTAAAAGCAAGACATTGCATTGCATGCCATATGGATCAACAGTGTATTTTTTGAAGCATTCAGTTTTGTAAGATGAAAAAAGGCCACCTACAGTAGATCACCGGAGAAAGATTCACAGTTTGTTCATGAGATAATATtgattattaattatttaaaatgGATAATGGCACCACCAATGGAGGTTACCACCAATTAGACAAATTAGTCAGCAGAAATGATGGGGATAGTTTTTTAGTCAAACTATACGtaagtatgtatgaatgtatatacagtatgtaaataAGTATGTTCCAATATAAAAAATACACTGACTTCTCTTCTCTACCTTATGTCAGGTACACGTGTCTTAAACAGTGTAATCTGAGATCATGCTATAAATCCTTGATCAAATTGTCGTGTTGAAATGTTAGCAAACGTCAACCCAGGGCATGGACCTGCACTCACAGATTTGGAAGTAATACAATCATTCAccagcaacacaaacaccagaaaGCAGTCTAAAATTATAAACAGTCCGAGATCCAAAAACAGAGTATCAGAACTCCCCCACACGGTTGCCACCAGGCCCTTGGGTCCTTTCAGTTAAAAGTCCTTGATCAGGGTCGGGCTGGGACCCAACTTCTCTCCTCCGGTCCATAACCCTTCTAATCAACGAAGTATTGtaagaaattacagtatatcc encodes the following:
- the LOC105909820 gene encoding fucolectin-like; its protein translation is MSKSKYCVDSVFYSAKYANRAGVISSIPAGRFHNTTFRDNKVGRYVNILLPGSGRLLTLCEVEVYGYLESDKHVALRGVATQSSLFGHGFALNAIDGNREANYHHGSCTHTAKQISPWWRLDLLQNHEVFSVTITNRGDQSPERLNGAEIRIGTRLDNDGIGEKRCAVISSIPPGASRSFVCNGMIGRYVIVVIPRRADYLALCEVEVFGSPLY